A region of Candidatus Roizmanbacteria bacterium DNA encodes the following proteins:
- a CDS encoding Fic family protein, which produces MFSPKYNITNKILTNISKIEATEEVIKHAPILPLWEKEFREDAIVRSVHHGTHIEGNMLQKDEAKDVLRGKDVMARARDVQEVMNYRKVIDFIDEEAKKQVPEVTENTIQKIHSIVVDKILPPDQAGVYRTKQVVIRNSQTGEVTFKPPAPVEVPYLMKEFVTWINLTTKDDLHPVLKAGIAHHEFVRIHPFLDGNGRVSRSLATLLLQQGGYDIRRFFSLEEYYDKDAIMYYENLQKATNGDMTSWLEYFTYGAAVEFEKIKDKILRLSKDAKLKEKFGGKQIFLTERQVRLIEYMQDIGYIQNKGFASIFPDISEDSVLRDLKDLIDKGLVKKIGKTKAARYVLTG; this is translated from the coding sequence ATGTTCTCTCCCAAGTACAACATAACCAATAAAATTCTGACGAATATTTCAAAGATTGAAGCAACTGAAGAGGTTATTAAGCATGCTCCGATACTCCCTTTATGGGAAAAAGAATTTCGTGAAGATGCCATAGTCAGATCAGTCCATCACGGTACACACATTGAAGGAAATATGCTCCAAAAGGATGAGGCAAAAGACGTCCTTCGGGGAAAAGATGTGATGGCACGGGCACGTGATGTCCAGGAAGTGATGAATTATCGGAAAGTAATTGATTTTATTGATGAAGAAGCAAAAAAACAGGTCCCTGAAGTCACGGAAAATACAATACAGAAAATACATTCGATCGTTGTAGATAAAATATTACCGCCCGATCAGGCCGGTGTCTACCGTACCAAACAGGTCGTAATCCGGAATTCACAAACAGGGGAAGTGACGTTCAAACCGCCTGCTCCTGTTGAGGTTCCGTACCTAATGAAGGAATTTGTCACATGGATTAACCTGACAACCAAAGATGACCTTCATCCTGTTCTGAAAGCTGGCATTGCGCATCACGAGTTTGTCCGTATTCACCCGTTTCTTGACGGGAACGGAAGAGTTTCCCGAAGCCTTGCGACACTTCTTTTGCAACAGGGTGGATATGACATCCGCCGGTTTTTCTCCCTTGAAGAATATTATGACAAAGACGCCATCATGTATTATGAAAACCTGCAAAAAGCCACAAACGGAGATATGACTTCATGGCTTGAATACTTTACTTACGGCGCCGCAGTTGAATTTGAAAAAATTAAGGATAAAATCCTCAGACTCTCAAAAGATGCCAAACTGAAAGAAAAATTCGGAGGGAAACAAATTTTTTTGACGGAAAGACAAGTGAGATTAATAGAATATATGCAGGATATCGGTTATATCCAGAACAAAGGTTTCGCTTCAATATTTCCGGATATTTCCGAGGATTCGGTGCTCCGTGATCTGAAAGATTTGATCGACAAAGGACTTGTTAAAAAAATCGGAAAGACGAAAGCTGCCCGTTACGTGCTTACAGGTTAA
- the rpmH gene encoding 50S ribosomal protein L34 translates to MAKQTYQPKAKKKKTTHGFLSRMATKKGQDVIKRRRQKGRKSLSI, encoded by the coding sequence ATGGCAAAGCAAACATATCAGCCCAAGGCAAAAAAGAAAAAGACAACACACGGATTTCTTTCCCGAATGGCTACCAAAAAAGGCCAGGATGTCATCAAACGCAGAAGACAAAAAGGACGTAAGTCACTTTCTATCTGA
- a CDS encoding ATP-dependent DNA ligase, producing the protein MTFQELSQYIKKIEDTSSRLEITKILADLFGKLTPDEYEKAVYLLQGQVSPKYDDVNFGMAEKMVIKAVVSAMQVDHKDFTNEYKKIGDLGEVAQTLKENNPSFEQRDLSIIEVFDTLLKMAQAEGVGSQDEKIRLLGSLIRQLDALSTRFVVRIPVGALRLGFSDMTILDALSWMIQGDKGLREVLQGAYHVYPDLGHIGKLIKEKGIEKVRDIQPEVFTPIIMMRAERLSSGEEIIEKIGRCAIEPKFDGFRIQVHKKGKEVKLYTRGLEDATFMYPDVVSGVQKELKADEAIIEGEAIGYDPMAQSFLPFQETVQRKRKYGIEEKAKEIPLKLFAFELLYADGTNYVSEPFTKRREELVKRIKNTGDRALDTVIVADDTVIEDPQKLELMFDDAITKGLEGIVAKKLDGTYQPGARGWNWIKFKRSYSSKIDDTIDCLVMGYDYGKGKRASFGIGAFLVGIYDEKNDQFLTVAKIGTGLTDEEWRELKVKSEKLTKDKKPAAYEVDKLMDCDEWISPEIIVEIKADEITRSPVHTAGRKMKPTKSGAGEEVETPGYALRFPRLVRFRDDKSPTEVTTLHEIADMFSLQYSNK; encoded by the coding sequence ATGACATTTCAAGAACTATCTCAATACATCAAAAAAATTGAGGATACCTCCTCAAGACTGGAGATTACAAAAATTCTGGCTGATTTATTCGGGAAGCTCACGCCTGATGAGTATGAAAAAGCCGTATATCTGCTGCAGGGTCAGGTATCTCCGAAGTATGATGACGTAAATTTCGGCATGGCGGAAAAAATGGTGATAAAAGCAGTTGTCTCTGCAATGCAGGTGGATCATAAGGATTTTACGAATGAATACAAGAAAATAGGAGATCTCGGAGAAGTTGCACAAACATTAAAGGAAAATAATCCGTCATTTGAGCAAAGAGACCTCAGTATTATTGAAGTCTTTGATACGCTTCTGAAAATGGCTCAGGCAGAAGGGGTCGGCTCTCAGGATGAAAAAATAAGATTGCTGGGTTCTCTCATTAGACAGCTAGATGCCCTTTCAACGCGTTTTGTCGTACGCATTCCGGTCGGTGCCTTGAGGCTCGGATTTTCTGACATGACCATACTTGATGCATTGTCATGGATGATCCAAGGCGATAAAGGGCTTCGTGAAGTGCTTCAGGGAGCATATCATGTGTATCCTGATCTGGGGCATATCGGCAAACTGATTAAAGAAAAAGGAATAGAAAAAGTGCGGGATATTCAACCCGAAGTTTTTACACCGATCATTATGATGCGGGCTGAGCGTTTGTCATCAGGTGAGGAAATCATTGAAAAGATCGGAAGATGTGCAATTGAACCGAAATTTGACGGCTTCAGAATTCAGGTTCATAAAAAAGGCAAAGAAGTAAAACTTTACACTCGGGGACTTGAGGATGCTACTTTTATGTATCCCGATGTCGTTTCAGGTGTGCAAAAAGAGCTGAAAGCGGATGAGGCAATCATTGAAGGAGAAGCGATAGGATACGATCCTATGGCGCAAAGTTTTCTTCCGTTTCAGGAGACCGTACAGCGGAAAAGGAAATACGGTATTGAAGAAAAAGCGAAAGAAATCCCGCTCAAATTATTTGCATTTGAACTTCTTTATGCTGACGGTACAAACTATGTATCCGAACCGTTTACCAAACGCCGCGAAGAGCTTGTAAAAAGAATAAAAAACACGGGTGACCGTGCTTTGGATACGGTGATTGTAGCCGATGACACCGTGATTGAAGATCCGCAAAAACTGGAACTGATGTTTGATGATGCGATTACAAAAGGACTGGAGGGTATTGTCGCGAAAAAACTTGACGGTACCTATCAGCCGGGAGCACGGGGATGGAACTGGATTAAATTTAAGAGAAGCTACTCCTCAAAAATTGATGACACTATCGATTGTCTTGTCATGGGTTACGATTACGGAAAAGGGAAACGTGCTTCCTTCGGGATCGGGGCATTTTTGGTCGGAATTTATGATGAAAAAAATGATCAGTTCCTGACTGTTGCCAAAATCGGGACCGGACTCACGGATGAGGAATGGCGCGAATTAAAGGTAAAAAGTGAAAAATTGACAAAGGACAAAAAACCGGCTGCATATGAAGTTGATAAGCTTATGGATTGTGATGAATGGATTTCTCCTGAAATTATTGTCGAGATTAAAGCTGATGAGATCACAAGATCACCGGTCCATACCGCAGGAAGAAAAATGAAACCGACAAAGTCGGGAGCGGGAGAAGAAGTAGAAACACCCGGATATGCCCTTCGTTTTCCCAGACTCGTGAGATTCCGTGATGACAAATCTCCGACTGAAGTGACAACACTGCATGAAATAGCCGATATGTTTTCGTTACAATACTCAAATAAATAA
- a CDS encoding IS1595 family transposase produces the protein MVCNNRPISKYKRKKILWCFAHDLSATQTSGILGLNRNTVNKYYNNIRQLIYHHQVHQMQRYVGGEIEIDESYFGPRRMRGKSSKRGRGTSFKQVVFGIYERQGRVFTRIIPNCKRRTLHAVMKGKIDLNSTVYSDSWSGYNGLVDVGYDKHLRINHKKNEFSNTKGVHINGIESFWSFCKRRLVKFNGVKKNFPLHLKECEWRWSKSPSILYNELLQIVNVLV, from the coding sequence ATGGTTTGTAACAATAGGCCGATATCAAAATACAAGAGAAAAAAGATACTATGGTGTTTTGCACACGATCTGAGTGCTACACAGACCTCTGGTATTTTGGGTCTCAACCGCAATACAGTCAACAAATATTACAATAATATTCGTCAACTCATATATCATCACCAAGTGCACCAGATGCAACGATATGTTGGTGGTGAGATAGAAATTGATGAATCATACTTTGGACCTCGAAGGATGAGAGGCAAGTCAAGTAAAAGAGGTCGTGGGACGTCATTTAAGCAGGTAGTATTTGGGATATATGAGCGTCAAGGACGTGTATTTACTCGTATCATTCCAAACTGTAAAAGAAGAACGCTACATGCTGTTATGAAGGGAAAGATTGACTTGAACAGTACTGTATATTCAGATTCGTGGAGCGGATACAACGGACTTGTTGATGTCGGGTATGACAAACATTTGAGAATCAATCACAAGAAAAATGAGTTCTCAAATACAAAAGGGGTCCATATCAATGGCATAGAGTCATTCTGGTCCTTTTGTAAAAGACGTCTCGTTAAGTTCAATGGTGTAAAGAAAAACTTTCCATTACACTTGAAAGAGTGTGAATGGAGATGGAGCAAATCCCCATCGATCCTTTACAATGAACTATTACAAATTGTTAATGTGCTAGTCTAG
- a CDS encoding OB-fold domain-containing protein, producing MSQSAVRVWRKQQQDKKKLGHTGTIRSWTEVFVSPPKFDSITPYTVVLVELDTKELVYGQLVDFSADERKIGAKVTSVFRKVGDVGPEDVVEYGVKFKPAA from the coding sequence ATGTCGCAAAGTGCAGTACGCGTCTGGCGTAAACAACAACAGGATAAAAAGAAATTAGGGCATACCGGGACTATCAGGTCATGGACGGAAGTGTTTGTTTCACCGCCGAAATTTGATTCGATCACACCTTACACAGTTGTTCTGGTGGAACTTGATACAAAGGAACTTGTCTACGGGCAACTGGTTGATTTTTCCGCAGATGAACGGAAAATCGGTGCAAAAGTGACATCGGTCTTTCGGAAAGTCGGTGATGTGGGGCCGGAAGATGTTGTTGAGTACGGAGTCAAGTTCAAACCTGCAGCATGA
- the uppS gene encoding di-trans,poly-cis-decaprenylcistransferase → MHQSELKHVAIIPDGNRRWARSKGKPSIEGHRYAVEHTLPDLFDAVQELGIEYCTVWLLSPENFTKRTQEEVSNLLWLLKLFLKKRIEELDRKNVRMRIIGDIANLPADTQKELEAAIERTKTNTGTVVTFAINYGGRDELVRAIRNIVREHVDQESITKEYISNRIDTKDLPDPDLVIRTGGDKRTSGFMLWQAEYAEYAFVDKLFPDFTPADLKQCVEDFLHRQRRFGK, encoded by the coding sequence ATGCATCAATCAGAACTCAAACATGTCGCAATTATCCCTGACGGAAACCGCAGGTGGGCCCGTTCTAAAGGGAAGCCGTCGATAGAGGGTCATCGGTATGCCGTAGAACACACCCTTCCTGATCTGTTTGATGCAGTCCAGGAATTGGGGATTGAGTATTGCACCGTGTGGCTGCTTTCTCCGGAGAACTTCACTAAACGGACGCAGGAAGAAGTCAGTAATCTCCTGTGGCTTCTCAAACTATTCCTTAAAAAACGGATTGAGGAGCTTGATAGGAAAAATGTGAGGATGCGCATTATCGGTGATATAGCGAATCTACCGGCAGACACACAAAAAGAACTTGAGGCGGCGATCGAAAGAACAAAGACAAATACCGGCACTGTAGTTACGTTTGCCATAAATTACGGCGGCAGAGATGAGTTGGTTCGCGCGATAAGAAACATTGTACGGGAACATGTTGATCAGGAATCAATAACCAAAGAATATATCTCAAACCGTATTGATACAAAAGATCTGCCTGATCCCGATCTTGTGATTCGAACAGGCGGAGACAAACGCACTTCAGGTTTTATGCTCTGGCAGGCCGAATATGCAGAATATGCATTTGTTGACAAGCTTTTCCCTGACTTCACTCCCGCTGATCTTAAACAATGCGTCGAAGATTTCCTCCATCGTCAGAGACGGTTCGGTAAGTAA
- a CDS encoding YidC/Oxa1 family membrane protein insertase, with the protein MPQFLIDFFNLIFIQPVTNALVVFYDIFVRIGLPGAFGFAIIAITVLIRLLMHPFFRQQLDTAKKMKEIKPHLDALQKKHKKDPQTLQKEQMRIYQEAGINPAAGCLFAILQIPLIYGLYHTLQLFLTNDKDGKIVREINDKLYHPALTISQIDPNFFVYNLALSPAQSGLWYYYLVPVITAVLQYFQSKVTMPQMDEPKKTDSNELKKKDAKEEPSTADEFQRAMGTQMKYIFPVMIGYFSYTLPLGLSLYWNTFSLFSIIQHYIDERKAKSVTK; encoded by the coding sequence GTGCCGCAATTTCTTATTGATTTTTTTAACCTGATTTTCATTCAGCCGGTAACGAATGCACTGGTCGTTTTCTATGACATATTTGTCAGGATAGGATTGCCGGGCGCCTTCGGATTTGCCATTATTGCAATTACGGTGCTGATAAGGCTTCTCATGCATCCCTTCTTCCGTCAGCAGCTGGATACCGCAAAAAAGATGAAGGAAATCAAACCTCATCTTGATGCTTTGCAGAAAAAACACAAAAAAGATCCTCAAACCCTGCAAAAAGAACAAATGCGTATCTACCAGGAGGCCGGAATTAACCCGGCTGCCGGCTGTCTTTTTGCCATTCTTCAAATCCCGCTTATTTACGGTCTGTATCACACACTACAACTCTTTTTGACGAATGATAAAGACGGAAAAATCGTCCGGGAGATCAACGACAAACTGTATCATCCGGCTCTCACCATTTCTCAGATAGATCCGAATTTTTTTGTTTATAACCTTGCGTTATCACCGGCACAGTCAGGTCTGTGGTATTACTACCTGGTACCGGTAATAACTGCGGTTTTGCAGTATTTCCAGTCGAAAGTCACGATGCCGCAAATGGATGAACCGAAAAAAACTGACTCTAATGAACTGAAAAAGAAAGATGCAAAAGAAGAACCAAGTACGGCAGATGAATTCCAGAGAGCGATGGGTACACAAATGAAATATATATTCCCGGTTATGATCGGGTATTTTTCATATACTCTCCCTCTCGGCTTGTCGCTGTATTGGAATACGTTTTCGCTATTTAGTATAATCCAGCATTATATTGATGAGAGAAAAGCAAAGTCAGTAACTAAGTAA
- a CDS encoding valine--tRNA ligase — translation MDNTYNYKQYEEKLYHFWEDKGYFKAQVDKKKKPFCIILPPPNANADLHLGHAMYVYEDVMIRYNKLMGKEVLWLAGADHAGIETQFVYEKHLKKEGKSRFDFDRKTLFDNIWNFVMQNRGTMENQLRRLGFALDWSNKKFTMDEDIVKIVYQTFADLHKEGLVYRANRLVNYCTSCGTSFSDLEVADKDVQGTLYYVQYPLVDGSGHITVATTRPETMFGDAAVMVHPSDKRYKTYIGKSVKLPLTDREIPIIADDYVDPKFGTGAVKVTPAHDFNDFEVGNRHTLSYDTVIDFGGKMQNTGVVDGVYFTKARKIVLEKLEEGGYLEKTKDHAMVVGTCYRCGSVLQPLPKEQWFINVQPLKDKAIELVKQDKIQVHPKRFKRQLIAILENFIDWNVSRQIVWGIRIPAYRCMSKNQSGSFGKTQDSSSAKNWFVSVEEPKKCQVCGNCQFVQDEDTFDTWFSSAQWPFATLQSISKDYFDYFYPTSVMETGYDILRAWVSRMIMVGYYETKRVPFEHVFLHGMVRDSKGQKMSKSKGNVINPLDMIEKYGADALRSALIFGTKEGGDVVLSEDKIRSMRNFGNKIWNIGRFISMNKDNNSKNAEKLTEEQMTSMKQLEKEFAAFEKKYHQHFKKFEFAKAYDLSYDFLWHRFADLYIEQLKGAMQSGNMGAYELLEEVYTKTLKMLHPYVPFVTEAVWQQYFGDEVSILDTPFAITR, via the coding sequence ATGGACAATACTTACAACTATAAACAATACGAAGAGAAGCTCTATCATTTCTGGGAAGACAAAGGATATTTCAAAGCTCAAGTTGATAAAAAAAAGAAACCGTTCTGTATCATTCTTCCGCCTCCGAATGCTAATGCCGACCTTCATCTCGGGCATGCAATGTATGTATACGAAGACGTGATGATCCGTTACAACAAACTGATGGGAAAAGAAGTTTTGTGGCTCGCCGGAGCGGATCATGCCGGAATTGAGACGCAGTTTGTGTATGAAAAACATCTGAAAAAAGAAGGGAAAAGCCGCTTCGATTTCGATCGGAAAACACTGTTTGATAATATCTGGAACTTCGTGATGCAAAACCGGGGTACGATGGAGAACCAATTAAGAAGACTGGGATTTGCTTTGGACTGGTCCAATAAAAAGTTTACGATGGATGAGGATATTGTAAAAATCGTATATCAGACATTTGCAGATCTTCATAAAGAGGGATTGGTTTATCGTGCAAACAGACTGGTGAACTACTGTACTTCATGCGGAACATCATTTTCTGATCTTGAAGTCGCTGACAAAGACGTGCAGGGAACATTGTATTACGTGCAGTATCCTCTGGTGGATGGTTCGGGACATATTACCGTTGCGACAACCCGTCCTGAAACAATGTTCGGAGATGCGGCGGTGATGGTGCATCCTTCTGACAAACGATATAAAACATACATCGGAAAATCAGTAAAACTTCCGTTGACTGATAGAGAAATCCCAATAATCGCGGATGACTATGTTGATCCGAAGTTCGGTACGGGTGCGGTGAAAGTGACTCCTGCACATGATTTCAATGATTTCGAAGTAGGGAACAGACATACCCTTTCTTATGACACGGTGATTGATTTCGGCGGCAAGATGCAGAATACCGGTGTTGTCGACGGTGTGTACTTCACGAAAGCACGGAAAATCGTATTGGAAAAACTTGAAGAAGGCGGGTATTTGGAAAAAACGAAGGATCACGCGATGGTGGTCGGTACTTGTTATCGCTGCGGTTCAGTGCTGCAGCCCCTTCCGAAAGAGCAGTGGTTTATCAATGTCCAACCTCTCAAAGATAAAGCTATCGAACTTGTGAAGCAGGATAAGATTCAGGTGCATCCCAAACGGTTTAAACGACAACTTATCGCGATCCTTGAAAACTTTATTGACTGGAATGTATCTCGACAAATTGTATGGGGAATCCGTATTCCTGCATATAGGTGTATGAGTAAAAATCAATCTGGGTCCTTCGGTAAAACTCAGGACAGTTCTTCTGCGAAGAACTGGTTTGTGAGCGTTGAAGAACCTAAAAAGTGTCAGGTCTGCGGAAACTGCCAGTTTGTCCAGGATGAAGACACATTTGACACCTGGTTTTCCAGTGCCCAGTGGCCATTTGCGACACTACAGTCAATTTCAAAAGACTATTTTGATTATTTTTATCCGACATCGGTCATGGAGACCGGATATGACATTTTGCGCGCCTGGGTATCCAGGATGATTATGGTAGGATACTATGAAACAAAACGGGTACCGTTTGAACATGTATTCCTGCACGGAATGGTCCGTGATTCGAAAGGACAGAAGATGAGCAAAAGCAAAGGAAACGTGATCAATCCGCTCGATATGATTGAGAAATACGGAGCGGATGCATTGCGATCAGCGCTCATATTCGGTACCAAAGAAGGCGGAGATGTCGTACTTTCCGAAGACAAAATCAGATCTATGCGCAATTTCGGGAATAAAATCTGGAACATAGGCAGATTTATATCGATGAATAAAGACAATAACAGTAAAAATGCCGAAAAACTGACCGAAGAGCAAATGACAAGTATGAAGCAGCTGGAGAAGGAATTTGCCGCTTTTGAGAAAAAGTATCACCAGCACTTTAAAAAATTTGAGTTTGCAAAAGCTTATGATCTTTCATACGATTTTCTCTGGCACCGATTTGCAGATTTATACATAGAACAGTTGAAAGGAGCGATGCAGAGTGGTAATATGGGTGCTTACGAACTGCTCGAAGAAGTCTACACCAAGACGTTGAAGATGCTTCATCCGTATGTGCCTTTTGTAACTGAGGCAGTATGGCAGCAGTATTTCGGAGATGAAGTCTCAATACTTGATACTCCGTTCGCAATCACAAGGTAA
- a CDS encoding glycosyltransferase, whose protein sequence is MKVSVVIPTYNEEKYIGTCLESLMQQEEKADEIIIVDNNCTDKTVEIAKQYPVRIVHEKTQGMTPARNRGYDEAKYEIIARTDADAILPTNWIATIKKGFADENIVALAGPTFFYDAPLPGTTTKLQSIIFFKGTRLMLGHETTHGPNTALRKSAWEKVRNDVCLDDRAVHEDIDLAIHLSRIGTIKYEPAMLNKVSARRINYNFSSIATDYSVRWFKTCLHQRWPDLKNKLPHPAIIEKAKNAYHNKRRKDNTES, encoded by the coding sequence ATGAAAGTCTCAGTCGTAATTCCCACATATAACGAGGAAAAATATATCGGTACTTGTTTGGAATCACTCATGCAACAGGAAGAAAAAGCAGATGAAATCATTATTGTCGACAACAACTGTACAGACAAAACCGTAGAAATTGCTAAGCAATATCCTGTGAGAATAGTTCACGAAAAGACACAGGGTATGACACCAGCCAGAAATCGAGGGTATGATGAGGCTAAATATGAAATTATCGCCCGAACCGATGCAGATGCCATCCTTCCGACGAATTGGATTGCAACAATAAAGAAAGGCTTTGCGGATGAAAACATTGTTGCTCTTGCCGGCCCTACATTTTTTTATGACGCCCCTCTGCCCGGTACGACAACCAAGCTTCAATCCATCATTTTTTTTAAGGGGACAAGACTTATGCTTGGTCATGAGACAACACACGGGCCGAATACTGCTCTGAGGAAATCTGCATGGGAGAAGGTCCGAAATGACGTCTGTCTGGATGACCGCGCCGTACATGAAGATATTGATTTAGCTATACATCTCAGCCGTATCGGTACCATCAAATATGAGCCCGCTATGCTCAACAAAGTATCGGCACGCCGCATCAACTACAATTTTTCTTCAATAGCAACGGATTATTCAGTACGGTGGTTCAAAACCTGTCTTCACCAAAGATGGCCTGACTTGAAGAATAAATTACCACACCCGGCGATAATAGAAAAAGCCAAAAACGCCTACCACAATAAGCGCAGAAAAGACAATACTGAGAGCTGA
- the mvk gene encoding mevalonate kinase, with translation MMITYSAPGKIILSGEHSVVYTKPALVTAVDLLLTATIQTGTPSKFDPKVKEAFAYCDGIVKAYLEKQSVHIHDQEFSFSVRSEIPEGRGMGSSAAFCVATVAALLHFYTGKPYDKETINSLAYKCEHHFHGMPSGVDVSASCFGGLIYYRKEFEFLKYISALNFKIPKNIQDKLVLIDSGKPVESTSDMVKLVGKKYNTETSAMEQTLVGIEKVTKRMVVSIVKEDLTFFSECIGENQKLLVDFGIVSTSTQALLDELTPYGVGKVTGAGGQQEGSGLILFVIRDTEGFETYCREKKLRTIPFQQNFEGVLEVRE, from the coding sequence ATGATGATAACATATTCTGCCCCGGGGAAGATTATTCTTTCAGGAGAACATTCCGTTGTCTATACTAAGCCGGCACTTGTGACAGCAGTCGATCTACTTCTCACTGCTACGATTCAAACGGGAACTCCCTCGAAGTTTGATCCAAAAGTGAAGGAAGCCTTTGCATACTGTGACGGCATTGTAAAAGCGTATCTGGAAAAACAGTCTGTACATATACATGATCAGGAATTCTCTTTTTCCGTACGTTCCGAGATTCCTGAAGGACGTGGAATGGGTTCATCTGCAGCATTTTGTGTCGCGACCGTGGCTGCACTTCTTCATTTCTATACCGGAAAACCATACGACAAAGAAACGATCAATTCGCTTGCCTATAAATGTGAACATCATTTTCACGGCATGCCGTCAGGAGTTGACGTCAGTGCTTCCTGCTTCGGCGGGCTTATTTACTATCGGAAAGAGTTTGAGTTTTTGAAGTATATTTCGGCGCTCAACTTCAAAATCCCCAAAAACATACAGGACAAACTCGTATTAATTGATTCCGGAAAACCTGTGGAATCTACCTCGGATATGGTGAAGCTAGTCGGAAAAAAATACAATACGGAGACTTCAGCCATGGAACAAACGCTTGTCGGTATCGAAAAAGTGACTAAACGGATGGTTGTATCAATCGTGAAAGAAGATCTTACCTTTTTTTCCGAGTGTATTGGAGAAAATCAGAAATTGCTTGTCGACTTTGGGATCGTATCAACAAGCACACAAGCATTGCTCGATGAACTTACACCGTACGGTGTAGGGAAGGTGACAGGAGCCGGCGGACAGCAGGAAGGTTCAGGGCTGATTTTGTTCGTTATAAGAGATACGGAAGGATTCGAAACTTATTGCAGAGAGAAAAAACTCCGTACAATTCCTTTTCAGCAAAACTTTGAAGGAGTACTAGAAGTCAGGGAATAG
- a CDS encoding KH domain-containing protein, whose protein sequence is MEKAEIIKKHTQDLLNKMVENAEVEVTEEEGMYHVNIKTDDEAPTVIGRHGETIRALQKILEVIIFKETGEKADLLINVNDYREKQIERLEYIADQAATKVQDRQSATYLRGFSSYERRIMHEYIAKTYPDLTSYSIGEGRDRRLVVDVARENDEHREEVEEREEDIKIDIE, encoded by the coding sequence ATGGAAAAAGCAGAAATCATAAAAAAACACACTCAGGACCTTCTCAATAAAATGGTTGAGAATGCCGAAGTAGAAGTCACGGAAGAAGAAGGCATGTATCATGTCAATATTAAAACCGATGATGAAGCCCCTACAGTGATCGGACGTCATGGTGAAACGATTCGTGCATTACAGAAGATTCTTGAGGTAATAATCTTCAAAGAAACAGGTGAAAAAGCGGACCTGCTCATCAACGTCAATGATTATCGTGAGAAGCAGATCGAAAGACTTGAATATATTGCCGATCAGGCAGCGACAAAAGTACAGGACAGACAGTCTGCGACGTATCTTCGGGGTTTTTCGTCATATGAAAGACGCATCATGCATGAATACATCGCAAAGACCTACCCTGATCTGACCAGTTATTCAATAGGGGAAGGCCGGGACAGACGATTGGTGGTAGATGTCGCGCGTGAGAATGATGAACATCGTGAAGAAGTCGAAGAACGGGAAGAAGATATCAAAATTGATATTGAATAA